In Candidatus Rokuibacteriota bacterium, a single window of DNA contains:
- a CDS encoding ACT domain-containing protein gives MAKTTQLTLTLESKPGVLAKICRTLADAGVNITAICAAETAGRGKIRMVVSDPGKAKEALKAAKYRPGEEPALAMALEDRPGALARVAEKLAQGKINIKCAYATTAGAGSATVVLTVSNADKAQALLGG, from the coding sequence ATGGCCAAGACGACCCAGCTCACCCTGACCCTCGAGTCCAAGCCCGGAGTCCTGGCCAAGATCTGCCGGACGCTGGCCGACGCGGGCGTCAACATCACGGCGATCTGTGCAGCGGAGACGGCCGGCCGCGGGAAGATCCGGATGGTCGTCAGCGATCCTGGCAAGGCCAAGGAGGCCCTCAAGGCGGCCAAGTATCGCCCGGGCGAGGAGCCGGCCCTGGCGATGGCGCTTGAGGACCGGCCGGGCGCCCTCGCGCGGGTCGCCGAGAAGCTGGCCCAGGGGAAGATCAATATCAAGTGCGCCTACGCGACCACGGCCGGCGCGGGCAGCGCGACGGTGGTCCTCACGGTGTCCAACGCCGACAAGGCCCAGGCGCTCCTCGGCGGGTAG
- a CDS encoding cytidylate kinase family protein, producing the protein MGIVTFSHEMGAGGPEIGTALAQRLGYRYVDQELISDAARRYGLLEDKLSHLDEAKPSLFERFDAETRRYLTVIQTALYEFAESDNVILMGRGGQWLLRGIPHVLRVRVAAAFELRVKRVLKKMTGQMGEGANPRSVTDMVRRDDMEKLGRMRYLYDVDLRDPALYDLVLNTEKLTIEAAVEQLAGLVRRPELATTTAGQQIVADRALASRVQVALVTHPDTRKYRIAVEAKGGVITLEGTSALEPAADVTRGVPGVVQVKTQQVEIPPIPPFVA; encoded by the coding sequence ATGGGCATTGTGACCTTCTCGCACGAAATGGGGGCGGGTGGGCCCGAGATCGGGACGGCTCTCGCGCAGCGCCTGGGCTACCGCTACGTCGATCAGGAGCTGATCTCGGACGCCGCGCGCCGCTACGGCCTCCTCGAGGACAAGCTCTCCCACCTGGACGAAGCCAAGCCCTCCCTCTTCGAGCGCTTCGACGCCGAGACCCGCCGCTACCTCACGGTGATCCAGACCGCGCTTTACGAGTTCGCCGAGAGCGACAACGTGATCCTCATGGGGCGCGGCGGCCAGTGGCTCCTCCGCGGCATTCCCCACGTGCTCCGCGTCCGCGTGGCGGCTGCCTTCGAGCTGCGCGTCAAGCGCGTGCTGAAGAAGATGACCGGGCAGATGGGCGAGGGGGCGAACCCGCGGAGCGTGACCGACATGGTCCGGCGCGACGACATGGAGAAGCTGGGCCGGATGCGCTACCTCTACGACGTGGACCTGCGCGATCCGGCGCTCTACGACCTGGTGCTCAACACCGAGAAGTTGACGATCGAGGCCGCGGTGGAGCAGCTCGCGGGGCTGGTGCGGCGTCCCGAGCTGGCGACCACCACGGCGGGGCAGCAGATCGTCGCCGACCGGGCGCTCGCCTCGCGCGTCCAGGTCGCCCTCGTCACGCACCCGGACACGCGCAAGTACCGGATCGCGGTGGAGGCCAAGGGCGGCGTGATCACGCTCGAGGGTACCTCGGCCCTGGAGCCGGCCGCCGACGTGACGCGCGGCGTGCCGGGGGTAGTGCAGGTCAAGACGCAGCAGGTCGAGATCCCGCCGATCCCGCCCTTCGTCGCCTGA